The Halobaculum magnesiiphilum genome contains the following window.
GAGGTCGTCGTCGAGCCCGCGGGCAAGGACACCGGGCCCGCGATCCTGTACGCGACCCACCGCGCACGCGAGGCGGTCGACGGCGAGCGGGAGCCGGTCGTCGTCGTCCTCCCCGCGGACCACCACGTGCCCGACGGCGACGCCTTCGAGGCGACGATGGCCCGCGGCGCGCGCGTCGCCGGCGACACCGGCCGGCTGGTCGCCTTCGGCGTCGAGCCGACCCGGCCCGCCACCGGCTACGGGTACATCGAACCCGGCGCGGATCGCACCACCGAGCACGGCGCGATTGCCTACCGCGAGCTCGCGGCCTTCCACGAGAAACCGGACGCCGACAGGGCCGCCGAGTACGTCGATTCGGGCTACTACTGGAACGCCGGCATCTTCGCGTGGACGCCCGCGGCGCTGTTCGAGCAGGCGCGGGACACGCCGTTGGCCCCGCTCGTCGCCGAACTCGACGGCGACGACCCGGACCCGGCGGCCGGCTTCGAGGCGGTCGACCCGGTCAGCATCGACTACGCGGTGATGGAGCGTGCCGACCGGGCGGCGGTGATCCCCGCGGCGTTCGCGTGGGACGACCTCGGCGCGTGGGACGCGCTCGACCGGGTCATCGATCCGGACGCGGACGGCAACGTCGTCGCCGGCGACGCCGAGGCGCTCGCGG
Protein-coding sequences here:
- a CDS encoding mannose-1-phosphate guanylyltransferase is translated as MDRPVVAVILAGGTGSRLYPASRSDRPKQFLALGDPDDDRSLLARTSARTGFADATLVATRPEFADEVPEHAPEAEVVVEPAGKDTGPAILYATHRAREAVDGEREPVVVVLPADHHVPDGDAFEATMARGARVAGDTGRLVAFGVEPTRPATGYGYIEPGADRTTEHGAIAYRELAAFHEKPDADRAAEYVDSGYYWNAGIFAWTPAALFEQARDTPLAPLVAELDGDDPDPAAGFEAVDPVSIDYAVMERADRAAVIPAAFAWDDLGAWDALDRVIDPDADGNVVAGDAEALAVDAADNVVAGDDTHVSLVGVDGLCVVAYDDRVLVVPKEDAQRVRDAVDRLKETGEF